The following are encoded in a window of Bradyrhizobium sp. WBOS07 genomic DNA:
- the tolQ gene encoding protein TolQ: protein MNPADVAQSALPVAASADVSLIALFWQAHWIVKAVMLGLLACSVWVWAIAIDKIFLFARTRRSMDRFEQAFWSGESIEELYRTLSAKPTHSMAACFVAAMREWKRSFESHARSVAGLQMRIDKVMNVSIAREVERLERRLLVLATVGSAGPFVGLFGTVWGIMSSFQSIAASKNTSLAVVAPGIAEALFATAVGLIAAIPATIFYNKFTSEVNRQAQRLEGFADEFSAILSRQIDERG, encoded by the coding sequence ATGAATCCGGCCGACGTGGCTCAGTCAGCCCTTCCGGTTGCCGCTTCCGCGGACGTGTCGCTGATCGCGCTGTTCTGGCAGGCTCACTGGATCGTGAAAGCGGTGATGCTGGGGCTTCTGGCCTGCTCGGTCTGGGTCTGGGCCATCGCCATCGACAAGATCTTCCTGTTTGCCCGCACCCGCCGCTCGATGGACCGCTTCGAGCAGGCGTTCTGGTCCGGCGAATCGATCGAGGAGCTCTATCGCACGCTCTCGGCCAAGCCGACGCATTCGATGGCAGCGTGCTTCGTCGCGGCGATGCGCGAGTGGAAACGGTCGTTCGAGAGCCATGCCCGCTCGGTCGCGGGTCTGCAGATGCGCATCGACAAGGTCATGAACGTCTCGATCGCCCGCGAGGTCGAGCGGCTGGAACGCCGCCTGCTGGTGCTCGCCACCGTCGGCTCCGCCGGCCCCTTCGTCGGCCTGTTCGGCACGGTCTGGGGCATCATGTCGAGCTTCCAGTCGATCGCGGCGTCGAAAAATACCTCTCTGGCGGTGGTGGCGCCGGGCATCGCGGAGGCGCTGTTTGCGACCGCCGTCGGCCTTATCGCCGCCATTCCCGCCACTATCTTCTACAATAAGTTCACGTCCGAGGTGAACCGGCAGGCCCAGCGGCTGGAAGGCTTCGCCGATGAATTTTCCGCCATTCTGTCGCGTCAGATCGACGAGCGGGGCTGA